The sequence ctccgatgctgggatagcggggctagtagtgtggaattagagggtaaggaagccaagcagttgggatctctgtctagggaagggggcatcgacaaggcaattgggagaaaaacacaagtcctcagcctctggaggcgacttctgttaggtgtaaaggaaagataccccttcagggatgaagttacatgtcaccaaggcaagtggaccaccatggagagaggtatccagtacctgagagaattagccgtgctggaggtgatttacaatgatccagaaaatgcgcagtcacccacagatccagatgaagtccaatgcacacaacccatgtggcggaagtttctacgaagtgcaccaccaacctatgccaactcattggcagtaatgtcctggagagaaggctatggacaaatggtggatgaattggctgtccaactccggcaatacgaagggagtctctcttcctccctacgggcctgtgtctcagatGTAGAGGAgctgtcccgagagttccagcaattcaaagtggatctgtcctcctcctcacctgtacaggcccgcatcgcagttattgggagtaagcgttcctctgcccaagagagaggagagagaaagtacactcgacgggctaacctgtggttttacctgcgtgaccatggagaggacatgaggaagtgggatggaaaacccacttcagtcttggatgcacgggtacaggagttgcgagaaaaagcaaccagaaaagagaattcttcttggaaaactgctgctccagtttcctgtgagcagtcccccagacgcagtagatgggctgatctcatttctgatccccatccataagctgctttgccaactggagagccaaggagtgatcagcaagactcactcaccctttaatagtcccatatggcccgtgcagaaatccaatggggaatggcgactaacagtagattatcgtctgctgaatgaagtcacgccaccgctgagcgctgctgtgccagatatgttagagcttcaatatgaactggaatcaaaggcagctaagtggtatgccacaattgacattgctaatgcatttttctccattcctttggcagcgaagtgcaggcctcagtttgctttcacttggaggggcgtccagtacacctggaatcgactgccccaggggtggaaacacagccccaccatttgtcatggactgatccaggctgcactacaaaaaggtgaagctccagagcacctgcaatatattgatgacatcatcgtatggggcaacatggcagaagaagtttttgagaaagggaagaaaataatccaaatccttttgaaggctggttttgccataaaaggaagtaaggtcaagggacctgcgcaggagatccagttcttaggagtaaaatggcaagatgggcgtcgtcagatccctgtggacgtcatcaacaaaatagcagctatgtcctcaccgactaataaaaaggaaacacaggctttcttaggtgttgtgggtttttggagaatgcatattccaaattacagtcaaattgtaagccctctctaccaagttactcggaagaacgattttaaatgggggcctgagcaacgacaagcctttgaacagattaagcaggagattgttcacgcagtagctcttgggccagtgcggacaggacaagatattaaaaatatgctctacattgcagctggggagaatggccctacctgtagcctttggcagaaagcacctggagagacccgtggccgacctctggggttttggagtcggggatatcgaggatccgaggctcgctatactccaactgaaaaagagatcttggcagcatatgaaggagttcgagccgcctcagaagtggttggtactgaaacacagctcttcttagcacctcgactgccagtgctgggctggatgttcaaagggaaagtttcctctacgcatcacgcgactgacgccacgtggagtaagtggatcgcactgatcacacagcgagctcgcataggaaaccccagtcgcccaggaatgttagaagtgatcacggactggccagaaggcaaagattttggaatgtcgccagagaaagaggtgacacgggcctaagaagccctgctgtataataaactgccagaaaatgagaggcaatatgccctgttcactgatgggtcctgttgctttgtgggaaaacatcggaggtggaaggctgctgtatggagtcctacacgactagtcgcagaaactgctgaaggagaaggtgaatcgagtcagtttgcagaggtgaaagccatccagctagcgttagacattgctgaaagagaaaagtggccagtgctctatctctatactaactcatggatggtggcaaatgccctatgggggtggctacagcaatggaagaagggcaattggcagcgcagaggtaaacccatctgggctgccgcactgtggcaagatatcactgttcggatagagaatctggttgtaaaagtacatcacgtagatgctcacgtacccaagagtcgagccactgaagaacatcaaaacaaccagcaggcggatcaggccgccaagattgaagtggctcaggtggacctggactggcaacataaaggtgagctatttatggctcagtgggcccacgatacctcaggccatcagggaagagatgcaacatatagatgggctcgtgatcgaggggtggacctgaccatggacactatcgcacaggttatccatgaatgtgaaacatgtgctgcaatcaagcaagccaagcggttaaagcccctgtggtatggagggcgatggctgaaagacaaatatggggaagcctggcagattgactatatcacactcccatgaacccgccaaggcaagcgctatgtgctgacaatggtggaagcaaccaccggatggctcgaaacatattctgtaccaaATGCCATctcccggaacactatcctgggccttgaaatcaggtcttgtggcgacatggcaccccagaaagaattgagtcagacaacgggactcatttccgaaacaacctcatagacacctgggccaaagagcatggcattgagtgggtgtatcatatcccttatcatgcaccagcctctgggaaatttgagcaatacaatggactgttaaaagctacattgaaagtAATGGGGGGgcagaactttcaaacattgggatacacatttagcaaaagccacttgGTTAGTCatcaccagaggatctgccaatcagagtggccctgcccagtcagaatttttacatactgtagaagtggataaagtccctgtagtgcacatgaaaaatatgctagggaagacagtctgggttactcctgcctcaggcaaagggaaacccattcgtgggattgcttttgctcaagggcctgggtgcacttggtgggtgatgcagaaggatggggaggttcgatgtgtacctcagggagatttgattttggtagagaatagccggtgaattggactgtatgatatttacctgctaaataacctgctaatgcatgtcattgtatctatagtgtctatatgccatatcaagggtattattgtgagaattatccaaatgactacaggatggacttttgaaactgagccaagtacaacagcgatagaacttaaactggcacccagcaatttcctcaagatcaacatcttc comes from Accipiter gentilis chromosome W, bAccGen1.1, whole genome shotgun sequence and encodes:
- the LOC126035359 gene encoding uncharacterized protein LOC126035359, which translates into the protein MSELRDMRKDFSRHPGEHIVTWLLRCWDSGASSVELEGKEAKQLGSLSREGGIDKAIGRKTQVLSLWRRLLLGVKERYPFRDEVTCHQGKWTTMERGIQYLRELAVLEVIYNDPENAQSPTDPDEVQCTQPMWRKFLRSAPPTYANSLAVMSWREGYGQMVDELAVQLRQYEGSLSSSLRACVSDVEELSREFQQFKVDLSSSSPVQARIAVIGSKRSSAQERGERKYTRRANLWFYLRDHGEDMRKWDGKPTSVLDARVQELREKATRKENSSWKTAAPVSCEQSPRRSRWADLISDPHP